The Streptomyces sp. NBC_00454 DNA segment ACAAGGAGATCGCCAAGCAGCTCTTCATCTCGGTGAAGACGGTCGAATCGCACGTCTCGGCGGTCCTGAGGAAGCTCCAGCTGTCCAACCGCCACGAGCTGACCCGCTGGGCGACGGCCCGCCGGCTGGTCTGAGCGGGGTTTGGCCCAAGCGCGCCCGGTACGAGTGCATTTGCCCCGAGCGCATGTGATCCACGACGCAGGGGTGGGGAGCAACCGGGCCACCTCGCGCTGCCCTCTTGGGTGGCGTGATGAGTCTGACGGGGACCCCCCTCTTCGCGACGGTGGTCGCCCTGACCGTGATTGCCGTCGTCCTGCCGCTGTTCGTGTGGAGCAAGGTGCGCGGCCCCGCCGTCGTACGCGTCGGCTCGCGCGGCCTGATGGTGGTCTTCGCCCAGGTCACCGCCGTCGCCCTGGTGTTCATCGCGGTGAACCGCGATATGAACTTCTACGCCTCCTGGGGCGACCTGATGGGCACCGGCAAGTACGTCACCGCCGCCCCCGACCTGGGGCCCGACGGGCTCGGCGGGAAGAAGGCCGCCGAGGTCAAGGCGGAGCCGAAGGTGCTCCAGGAGTTCGAGCCGGTCGACGGCGTCGGTGGCCGGGTCAAGAAGACCGAGCTCAAGGGCAAGATCTCCGGGGTCAAGGGCGACGTCATGGTGTGGCTCCCGCCGCAGTACGAGGACCCCGCCTTCAAGGACAAGAAGTTCCCGGTGGTCGAACTGATTCCGGGCATACCGGGAACGGGCAAGTCCTGGTTCCAGGGGCTCAAGGCGCACGAGGTGCTGGAGCCGCTGATGAAGAGCGGCAAGGTCCAGCCCTTCATCCTGGTCTCGCCGCGCGCCATGCTGGTGGGCAACGGCGACACCGGCTGCGCCAACATCCCCGGCAAGGTCAACGCCGACAGCTGGTTCAGCGTCGACGTCCGCAAGATGGTCGTCGACAACTTCCGGGCCTCGGAAGAGGCCCGCACCTGGGGCGTGGCCGGGTACTCGGCGGGCGCGTACTGCGCCGCCAAGCTGGCGATCCTGCACCCCGACCGCTACAGCGCGGGCGTCTCCCTGTCCGGCTACAACGACCCGGGCCAGGAGTCCACTTCGCTGGTGGCCCAGGACCCCGAGATGCGGCGCACCCACAACCTGAAGAACCTGCTCACGACCGCGCCCGCGCCGCCGGCGGTCTCGCTGTGGATGTCGGGGGCCGAGCAGGACGGCTACTCGTCGGGCCTGGACCTCAAGGCCATCGCGAAGAACCCGACGGTGGTGCACGCGGAGAAGGTCACCGGCGGGCACAACCTCGACTCGTGGTCGAAGCAGCTGCCGCAGACCTTCGGCTGGCTGACCTCGGTGGTCAAGGCGCCGTAGCGGCCGCCCCCGGAGCCGGAGCGGCCCTCACGCCGGGCGGGACGCGCCGGCCCAGGGCATCGAGTCCACCGGGGCGAGGCGCACCGTCGAGCCGGGGCGTGGGGCGTGGATCATCTGGCCGTTGCCGATGTACATGCCGACGTGGGAGACCCCTGAGTAGAAGAACACCAGGTCGCCGGGGGCCAGCTGGTCGCGGGAGACCCGCTGCCCGGCGTTGATCTGGGTGTAGGTGGTGCGCGGGAGGGAGACCCCGGCCGCGCGCCAGGCCGCCTGGGTCAGGCCCGAGCAGTCGAACGAGTCCGGTCCCGTCGCGCCCCATACGTACGGCTTGCCGATCGCCCCGTACGCGAACGCCACCGCGCGGGCGGCGCGCGAGCCGTCGGAGGGCGGCGGGGCCGGGGTCTGCGCGCCGGTGGGGGCGCTGCCGCCGGAGCGGGCCTCGTAGGCCGCGCGCTCCTCGGCGGTGAGCTTGGCCAGCAGTTGCTGCGCGGTGGTCAGCTTCTTCTCGATCTCGGCCTTGTGCCCGGCGAGTTCGCCCTGGCGGGCGCGCAGGTCGGCGAGGCGCCCGGAGGCCTGCTCCTTGAGGTGCCCGACCTCGTCGAGCTTGCGGCGCACGACGGCGATCTCGACGGCGCTGCGATTGCCGGCGTGCGCCATGAGGGTGGCCCGGTCCAGGTACTCCTGCGGACTGGCGGACATCGCGAGCTGGACGGCGGCGCCCAGGGTTCCGTTGCGGTACTGGGTCGTGGCCAGTGAACCGAGCGCACTGCGGGCGGTGTTGAGCTGGTCGGTCTTGCGGGCGGTCTCGTCCTGGAGTCCGGAGAGCGCGCGCTCCGCCTCGTCCGCCTTCTCCTTCGCCCCGTTGTACTGGTCGGTCGCGGCCTCGGCCTCCTCGTAGAGCCGGTCCACCTCGGCCTTGACCTGCGAGGGCGTCGGCTGGGGGTCGGCC contains these protein-coding regions:
- a CDS encoding NlpC/P60 family protein, with product MASHRKPRQRPLSGSTARTTVRTTAATLALAGAATATAFEGTSQADPQPTPSQVKAEVDRLYEEAEAATDQYNGAKEKADEAERALSGLQDETARKTDQLNTARSALGSLATTQYRNGTLGAAVQLAMSASPQEYLDRATLMAHAGNRSAVEIAVVRRKLDEVGHLKEQASGRLADLRARQGELAGHKAEIEKKLTTAQQLLAKLTAEERAAYEARSGGSAPTGAQTPAPPPSDGSRAARAVAFAYGAIGKPYVWGATGPDSFDCSGLTQAAWRAAGVSLPRTTYTQINAGQRVSRDQLAPGDLVFFYSGVSHVGMYIGNGQMIHAPRPGSTVRLAPVDSMPWAGASRPA
- a CDS encoding alpha/beta hydrolase, with protein sequence MSLTGTPLFATVVALTVIAVVLPLFVWSKVRGPAVVRVGSRGLMVVFAQVTAVALVFIAVNRDMNFYASWGDLMGTGKYVTAAPDLGPDGLGGKKAAEVKAEPKVLQEFEPVDGVGGRVKKTELKGKISGVKGDVMVWLPPQYEDPAFKDKKFPVVELIPGIPGTGKSWFQGLKAHEVLEPLMKSGKVQPFILVSPRAMLVGNGDTGCANIPGKVNADSWFSVDVRKMVVDNFRASEEARTWGVAGYSAGAYCAAKLAILHPDRYSAGVSLSGYNDPGQESTSLVAQDPEMRRTHNLKNLLTTAPAPPAVSLWMSGAEQDGYSSGLDLKAIAKNPTVVHAEKVTGGHNLDSWSKQLPQTFGWLTSVVKAP